Below is a genomic region from Spirosoma radiotolerans.
TTCTTAACCGCGTGAAGCTGATTATTGGCGTTTACGACGGATGTTTTAGGATCACGGCCCATACGGGCGGTTCCCATTTCGTGAATGGCCATGCCCAGAAAAGACCCCCGGTCATAGGCTTTTACGTTCTTGACCCCAGCCGATTCCAGCATTTCCTTGGCATCGTTCATCATGTCGATTCGCATTTTCTTCTCGTTCTCTTTCAACTCAGCGTCGAAGACGGCGAGCGGCATACCCCATTTGTCTTTGTCATTCTTGTCGAGATACATCCGGTTTTCGTGATACGGCAAGGTCTCGCCAAAACCGCCTAAGCCCATTGTCCACGGGCCGGGCTTGGTGAGTTCCTCTTTGTAATCAGCCCCAAAGCTCATTTCAGCGATGTTGCGCTGCCAGCCCTGCCGACTGCCGCCACCCTGGTACCCGAATCCGCGTATGTAATCGCGCTTGTCGGTACCAATATTTCGGTAACGTGGTACGTAAATACCGTTTGCCCGACGACCGATGTAGTATTTGTCCAGATCGCCTTCCCATTCGCCCGACGCCCCAATCCGGAAGTGGTGATCCATCAGGTTATGGCCCAACTCGCCCGAATCATTGCCCAATCCATTGGGGAAGCGATCCGATTTTGAATTCAGCAGTACCGTTGTCGATCCCAATGTACTGCCACAAACGAAAATGATGTTGGCATAATACTCTTTAGGTTGCATCGTCACGGCATCAATGATCCGGACACCCGTTGCCTTTTTCTTGTTTTCGTCGTACATAACTTCCGTAACGACCGAATCGGGCCGAAGCGTCAAACGGCCCGTTTTGGCTGCCGGAGGAAGTGTACAGGATTGGGTACTGAAATACGCACCGTATGGGCAACCCAGCGAACATTTGTTTCGGTACTGGCACGGCGCACGGCCAACGCCTAGCTGCGCCTGACCCGCTTTCGACAGGTTAGCCACCCGACCAATGGTCATCGTACGTCCGGGAAAATTCTTTTCAATCCGCTTACGCACTTCTTTTTCCACACAGTACATCTCCATGGGTGGCAGAAACTCGCTATCGGGCAATTGCGGTAGATTCAGTTTCTCCCCCGAAATGCCGACGAATTTCTCGACGTAGGAATACCAGGGAGCCACATCTTTGTACCGGATTGGCCAGTCGACGGCAATGCCATCTTTTTCGTTGGCCCCAAAGTCAATATCACTCAGCCGATACGATTGCCGCCCCCACATAATGGACTTTCCACCCACAATATTTGGCCGGTACCAGTCGAATCGCTTCACTTCTTTATAGAGCGAATCCGAATCATTCATCCAGTAATTCTGGGTCATCTCATTATATGGGTAATCGCGGGCCAGTTTTGGGTGCGATTCCTTCTGAGCTTCGGTAAGCCGACCGTTATACTTGGTTTCCCAGGGGTCTTTGGTGGCGTACTCGTAACCGGTGACGTGTTCGAGCTGGTGACCTTTTTCGAGCATCAGCACCCGCAGCCCTTTTTCGGTTAGTTCTTTCGATGCCCAGCCGCCCGATATGCCCGACCCGATCACAATGGCATCGTAAGTCTGGTCTTTTATAGAATCAATATTGAGATACATTATCTTGTGGGGTAAAAATTATTGAAGGACACAGGTTTGTTACAATGCCCATGCCTTCTGACCAGGTTTGAGGGGCATACAACCGTTAAATTGACCAGGAACGGGCAGGTATTCGAGCGCTTTTGTAGCACCGATTTCGGAAGTAAAATAGCCGGTCGTCGTTAGCTCTTTCATGCGCAGGAAAAATGGCTTGTCTTCCGTCATGGTTTGCTTGACCATCTCATTTTTCTGAGCTGTGTCAAGAGCGGCAAAGCCTTTACTGAACTTGGTTTTGCTATCGGCATCTAACTTCGCCAGACCAGCATAGAATTTCTCCTGATCCGCTTTCGGGTAGCAGTCGCGCATGACCCGAACTATAAACTTTTCGGCACCGGCGGCCTTGGCTCCCGGCGTCGTGGTAGTTGGAATTATGACATCGGCAACCTCAGCCAGCAGGGCTTCCTGATCAGGCGAGACGGCAACGCTCGGGCCCATGTTGGTCACACGGCCCATGGCACCAGCCAGAGTCGGTGCTGATAGGATCCCGCCCATCAGTAAGGCCGCTTGTTGTATGGCTTCTCTACGTTTCATAAAGTGATGAATACTGTTTTGGCTCTATAAGGCCTCAGTTGGTAAAATTTCCTATAATAATATGAAAATAAAGCCACAAAACGAAGGCTTTGGTTGAGTTTACTCTAAAGCCTGAAGGCGTGCCACGATTTAGAACCGTAACACGCCTTCAGGCTTTAACGTATTTTTACTCAAGGTGACTTTACTCGTTGAGAAGCAGGTCCTGATACCAGAAGCCAGTGTCCCACCGAACATCGGTCTGGCTGGTATGCGTATCAGTACCGCCGGAGCGGGTAAAGGTTCGGTGAACAACTTCGCCTTTTGTGAAGGAAACGGGGTGGGAGAAAGTAGGGCCATCATACACAAAAGAATGATACTCGCCGTTCTCACCACACGGGTCGACTGTTCTGGGCAGGTCTTTCAGCAAGTCCAGATCCAGCTCCCGCCCGATGAACTCGGCATTCAATTGCTTTTCATTCACGCACACAAGCACAGCCCGAAAACCCAAATCCACAAACTCATGAACCAGCTCGGTTGTGTTCCGCTGCCAGAGGGGGAATTCTCCTGACAGATTTACCCGCTGCAACTGCGTTTCGCGATAAGCGCGAAGGTCTTCCAGAAAAATATCGCCGAAGATGGAATGCGTACAGCCCTGTTTTGTCAGTTCCAGCAGTTCCATCTGCATTTGCGCATCATACTCTTCCATAGACACATTGCCCGCCAATCGGAGTAACCGTAACGGAATCCCCAGCCGATCAGCCTGAGCCGTCATCAACTCTATTCGAACGCCATGCATGCTTACTCGGCCATAGGCATCGTTAACGCTCGTCAACAAGGTCTCTACATCCCATCGACCCGACTGGAGACTATAATATAGCGCGAGAGCCGAATCTTTGCCCCCGCTCCAGTTCATGATGGCCCGCTGTCGGCTCATCGGAAATAAAATCCTGAAGGCGCAATTTCAGCTTTTACTGAGTCAACTAACGCGCCGGTTGACTCGTAACGCACGACATAGC
It encodes:
- a CDS encoding GMC oxidoreductase, encoding MYLNIDSIKDQTYDAIVIGSGISGGWASKELTEKGLRVLMLEKGHQLEHVTGYEYATKDPWETKYNGRLTEAQKESHPKLARDYPYNEMTQNYWMNDSDSLYKEVKRFDWYRPNIVGGKSIMWGRQSYRLSDIDFGANEKDGIAVDWPIRYKDVAPWYSYVEKFVGISGEKLNLPQLPDSEFLPPMEMYCVEKEVRKRIEKNFPGRTMTIGRVANLSKAGQAQLGVGRAPCQYRNKCSLGCPYGAYFSTQSCTLPPAAKTGRLTLRPDSVVTEVMYDENKKKATGVRIIDAVTMQPKEYYANIIFVCGSTLGSTTVLLNSKSDRFPNGLGNDSGELGHNLMDHHFRIGASGEWEGDLDKYYIGRRANGIYVPRYRNIGTDKRDYIRGFGYQGGGSRQGWQRNIAEMSFGADYKEELTKPGPWTMGLGGFGETLPYHENRMYLDKNDKDKWGMPLAVFDAELKENEKKMRIDMMNDAKEMLESAGVKNVKAYDRGSFLGMAIHEMGTARMGRDPKTSVVNANNQLHAVKNVFVTDGSCMTSASCVNPSLTYMALTARAADFAVKEMKRKSI
- a CDS encoding gluconate 2-dehydrogenase subunit 3 family protein, yielding MKRREAIQQAALLMGGILSAPTLAGAMGRVTNMGPSVAVSPDQEALLAEVADVIIPTTTTPGAKAAGAEKFIVRVMRDCYPKADQEKFYAGLAKLDADSKTKFSKGFAALDTAQKNEMVKQTMTEDKPFFLRMKELTTTGYFTSEIGATKALEYLPVPGQFNGCMPLKPGQKAWAL
- a CDS encoding Dph6-related ATP pyrophosphatase, which codes for MSRQRAIMNWSGGKDSALALYYSLQSGRWDVETLLTSVNDAYGRVSMHGVRIELMTAQADRLGIPLRLLRLAGNVSMEEYDAQMQMELLELTKQGCTHSIFGDIFLEDLRAYRETQLQRVNLSGEFPLWQRNTTELVHEFVDLGFRAVLVCVNEKQLNAEFIGRELDLDLLKDLPRTVDPCGENGEYHSFVYDGPTFSHPVSFTKGEVVHRTFTRSGGTDTHTSQTDVRWDTGFWYQDLLLNE